A stretch of Desulfurivibrio alkaliphilus AHT 2 DNA encodes these proteins:
- a CDS encoding FtsK/SpoIIIE family DNA translocase: MGREIASVAGIFLALFLFVCFASYSLPTPAGGAELLRSGGGTAAVSPVPIGEAAAANWGGVVGQVVAGLVMNFLGISAFLLPLLIMAVALQSFSPAFTLRRLPLVLLGTSGLLLAGSSLAGLGGGEALRLFGNLYPQAGYLGGLLADLGQRILGGPGSLLFFLALFVVSLMLTLEFSPYLFARRVSAGGRAVVLRLWEFSAAPRSWLGTALRPPARLPSLPGGKRNAGREESVDCAPGHSREELPSFNLFEPEPFTLELPLPESNGGGKDKPADPPGDLEEEFQLLPPETPGEYRLPSLDLLDRPASRELNLDKEYYFEVSRQLEEKLADFNVVGKVVGISPGPVITTYEFAPAPGVKINRIVSLTEDLALGLKVESVRIAGSLPGKGAIGIEIPNPERQIVPIRDIFAHESFQKTSSRLTIGLGMDVVGNPVVADLAKMPHLLIAGATGSGKSVAVNTIICSILYNATPDEVRLLLVDPKRIELSGYEAIPHLLHPVVVDPKLASRALQWAVREMERRYQLMEEARVKSLAGYNQEAEEKLPLIVIIIDELADLMMVSSREVEDAVARLAQMARAAGMHLILATQRPSVDVLTGLIKANFPTRMSFKVSSKIDSRTILDGSGAEHLLGAGDMLFLPPGASKLQRIHGAYISEQESQRIVSFLRSQGAAEYDPSVLEIAEEPDGGGEDGEDGTMDEHYDRAVALVTETGQASISMVQRRLRVGYNRAARMIETMEKEGVIGPADGAKPREVLVRKSY, translated from the coding sequence ATGGGGCGTGAAATCGCCTCGGTGGCCGGCATCTTTCTGGCCCTCTTTCTTTTTGTCTGCTTTGCCAGCTATTCACTGCCCACCCCCGCCGGCGGAGCCGAGTTGTTGCGCTCTGGGGGGGGGACGGCGGCCGTTTCCCCCGTTCCAATTGGGGAAGCGGCGGCGGCCAACTGGGGCGGGGTAGTGGGCCAGGTGGTGGCCGGGCTGGTGATGAATTTTCTGGGGATCAGCGCCTTTTTGCTGCCGCTGCTGATCATGGCCGTTGCCCTGCAATCGTTTTCCCCCGCCTTTACTCTGCGCCGCCTCCCCCTGGTGCTGCTTGGCACCAGCGGCCTGCTGCTGGCCGGCAGTTCGCTGGCCGGGCTGGGGGGTGGTGAGGCGCTGCGCCTGTTCGGCAACCTGTACCCCCAGGCCGGTTACCTGGGCGGCCTGCTTGCCGACCTGGGCCAGCGGATCCTGGGCGGCCCAGGGTCACTGCTCTTCTTTTTGGCCCTCTTTGTGGTCTCCCTGATGCTTACCCTGGAGTTTTCCCCCTATCTTTTTGCCCGTCGGGTCTCCGCCGGCGGCCGGGCCGTTGTCCTGCGCCTTTGGGAGTTCAGTGCCGCGCCGCGCTCCTGGCTGGGCACGGCTCTGCGCCCACCGGCACGCTTGCCCTCCCTGCCGGGCGGTAAAAGGAACGCTGGTCGGGAGGAAAGCGTTGACTGTGCGCCGGGTCATAGTCGGGAGGAATTGCCGTCGTTTAATCTGTTTGAGCCGGAGCCCTTTACCCTGGAGTTGCCGCTGCCGGAAAGCAATGGTGGCGGCAAGGATAAGCCGGCCGACCCCCCTGGTGATCTCGAGGAGGAGTTTCAACTGCTGCCCCCTGAAACCCCGGGTGAATACCGGTTGCCCTCTCTTGACCTGCTGGATCGCCCGGCCAGTCGTGAGCTGAACCTGGACAAGGAGTATTATTTCGAGGTCAGCCGACAGCTGGAGGAAAAACTGGCCGATTTCAATGTGGTGGGCAAGGTGGTGGGCATTTCACCGGGGCCGGTGATCACCACTTACGAGTTTGCTCCAGCCCCCGGCGTGAAAATTAACCGCATCGTCTCCCTGACCGAAGATCTGGCCTTGGGGTTGAAGGTGGAAAGTGTGCGGATCGCCGGCTCCCTGCCCGGCAAAGGGGCCATCGGGATCGAGATCCCCAATCCCGAGCGCCAGATTGTGCCCATCCGGGATATCTTTGCCCATGAAAGTTTTCAGAAAACCTCCTCCCGGTTGACCATCGGCCTTGGGATGGACGTGGTGGGCAATCCGGTGGTGGCGGATCTGGCCAAGATGCCCCATCTGCTGATTGCCGGGGCCACCGGTTCCGGCAAGAGTGTGGCCGTTAATACCATCATCTGCAGCATTCTCTACAACGCCACCCCCGATGAAGTGCGTCTGCTGCTGGTGGATCCCAAACGGATCGAGCTTTCCGGCTACGAGGCGATTCCCCACCTGCTGCACCCGGTGGTGGTGGACCCCAAGCTGGCCAGCCGGGCCCTGCAGTGGGCGGTACGGGAGATGGAGCGGCGCTACCAGCTCATGGAAGAGGCCCGGGTCAAGAGCCTGGCGGGCTATAACCAGGAGGCCGAAGAGAAGCTGCCCCTGATTGTCATCATCATCGACGAATTGGCCGATCTGATGATGGTCTCCTCCCGGGAGGTGGAAGACGCCGTGGCCCGCCTGGCCCAGATGGCCCGGGCTGCCGGCATGCACCTGATCCTGGCGACCCAGCGCCCCTCGGTGGATGTGCTCACCGGCTTGATCAAGGCCAACTTCCCCACCCGGATGTCGTTTAAGGTTTCCTCCAAAATCGATTCCCGCACCATTTTGGACGGCAGTGGGGCGGAGCATCTGCTGGGGGCCGGCGATATGCTTTTTCTGCCGCCTGGGGCCTCCAAGCTGCAACGGATCCACGGTGCCTACATCTCCGAGCAGGAGAGCCAGCGGATAGTCTCGTTCCTCAGGTCGCAGGGGGCGGCGGAATATGATCCCTCGGTGCTGGAGATTGCCGAGGAACCAGATGGTGGCGGGGAAGACGGGGAAGACGGCACCATGGATGAACACTACGACCGGGCGGTGGCTCTGGTTACCGAAACCGGGCAGGCCTCCATCTCCATGGTGCAGCGCCGCCTCCGGGTAGGTTACAACCGGGCCGCCCGGATGATTGAAACCATGGAGAAAGAAGGGGTCATCGGCCCCGCCGACGGGGCCAAGCCCCGGGAGGTGCTGGTTCGGAAAAGTTACTGA
- the nusB gene encoding transcription antitermination factor NusB codes for MGARRKSRELALQALYQADMSNVSALDTLPVLCENFEVSRKALPYGEGLVGGVVANLAAIDRIIEAGSAHWRVSRMSCIDRNIIRIAVYEFNFAADVPAGVAINEAIELAKRFGSEDSPAFINGVLDAIRKTLSRQGR; via the coding sequence ATGGGTGCACGGCGAAAATCGCGTGAACTGGCCCTGCAGGCCCTTTACCAGGCGGATATGAGCAATGTCTCCGCCCTTGACACCCTGCCGGTGTTGTGTGAAAATTTCGAAGTCAGCCGCAAGGCCTTGCCTTATGGGGAGGGGCTGGTGGGAGGGGTGGTGGCAAACCTGGCCGCCATCGACCGGATCATCGAGGCCGGCTCCGCTCATTGGCGGGTTTCCCGGATGTCGTGTATCGACCGCAACATTATCCGGATCGCGGTGTATGAGTTTAATTTTGCGGCGGACGTGCCGGCCGGAGTGGCCATCAACGAGGCCATCGAGCTGGCCAAGCGGTTTGGCTCCGAAGATTCGCCGGCCTTTATCAACGGCGTGCTGGATGCCATTCGTAAAACCCTGAGCCGCCAGGGCCGGTGA
- a CDS encoding ATP-dependent helicase, with protein sequence MQRSLFNSDPTSATPVAAAEALAGLNPAQREAVSAPAGPILVIAGAGSGKTRTLVHRLAYLVEQGVAPESLLLLTFTRKAAQEMIARAGHLLPDASCRQVTGGTFHATANLILRRYAAHVGYRANFTILDQGDAEGIINLLKSSLGLGGAGRRFPSRRLLLAIISKAANTEIGIFDLVESQYLHLLEFLDDILLIAEHYRRFKISHGLMDYDDLLLYWRQLLRENEEVRAELGRRFQALLVDEYQDTNPVQAEIVRLLAAPRNHVMAVGDDAQSIYSFRGADFRNIMEFPKQFPGTRIIRLEENYRSTPEILQVSNAIIAPAPEQYRKNLFSKLAGGGKPVLYAARNEGAQARFVVENIRQLQASGLPTEEIAVLFRSGFHSYKLELELAAAGISFEKRGGLKLTESAHIKDVLAHLRVLCNPADRLSWHRLLLLLDKIGPKTAAGIIDRFPAPAAAEDAEGTGGEEGGAEQPLAAHLQVLAAYPAAKGWQQGFLLLQELLADLQAAGPAPLPLLELVLVYYQPIFQRLYPDDYPRRQRDLEQLRPLLAGYQDIRDFLADTALDPPAVNAGGAEGLPDRLVLSTIHSAKGLEWDSVFIIHLAEGKFPSGQAEDDEQYEEERRLFYVAATRAKRNLYLVYPREVTGMDRRPALCHPSPFLGEVPPRLLDLPAVGPPPATADPYPKRQLYRPRPGQGEASSEEGGGRQPAADRPLAVGARVRHPFFGPGVVVRMVPPSTVDVRFDRHGFKTLHLDYAKLETL encoded by the coding sequence ATGCAGCGCTCCCTGTTCAACTCCGATCCTACCAGTGCTACCCCTGTTGCCGCCGCCGAGGCGCTGGCCGGCCTGAACCCGGCTCAACGGGAAGCGGTTTCGGCCCCGGCCGGGCCGATTTTGGTGATTGCCGGGGCCGGCAGCGGCAAGACCCGGACTTTGGTCCACCGTTTGGCATACTTGGTGGAGCAGGGGGTGGCGCCGGAGAGCCTGCTGCTGCTGACCTTCACCCGCAAGGCCGCCCAGGAGATGATCGCCCGGGCCGGCCACCTGCTGCCCGATGCTTCCTGCCGCCAGGTGACCGGCGGCACTTTTCACGCCACTGCCAACCTGATTCTGCGCCGCTACGCCGCCCATGTCGGTTACCGGGCCAATTTTACCATCCTTGATCAGGGTGATGCAGAAGGAATTATCAATCTGCTCAAGTCCTCACTGGGGCTGGGCGGGGCCGGCCGGCGTTTCCCCAGTCGCCGCTTGCTGCTGGCGATCATCAGCAAGGCGGCCAACACGGAAATCGGGATCTTCGACCTGGTGGAGTCCCAGTACCTCCACCTGCTGGAGTTCTTGGATGACATTCTGCTGATTGCCGAACATTACCGCCGTTTCAAAATCTCCCACGGCCTGATGGATTACGATGACCTGCTGCTCTACTGGCGCCAGCTGTTGCGGGAAAACGAGGAAGTGCGGGCCGAACTGGGCCGCCGCTTTCAGGCCTTGCTGGTGGATGAATACCAGGACACCAACCCGGTGCAGGCGGAAATTGTCCGCCTGCTGGCGGCTCCCCGCAACCATGTGATGGCGGTGGGCGACGACGCCCAGTCCATCTACAGCTTCCGGGGGGCGGATTTTCGCAACATCATGGAGTTTCCCAAGCAGTTCCCCGGCACCCGGATAATCCGGCTGGAGGAGAACTACCGTTCAACTCCGGAAATACTGCAGGTCAGCAACGCCATCATCGCCCCGGCCCCGGAGCAGTACCGCAAAAATCTGTTCAGCAAGCTGGCCGGCGGCGGCAAGCCGGTGCTGTACGCGGCCCGCAACGAAGGGGCCCAGGCCCGCTTTGTGGTGGAAAATATTCGCCAGCTGCAAGCCTCCGGCCTGCCCACCGAAGAGATCGCCGTTCTCTTTCGTTCCGGTTTTCACTCCTACAAACTGGAACTGGAACTGGCCGCCGCCGGGATCAGCTTTGAGAAACGGGGCGGGCTTAAATTAACCGAATCGGCCCACATCAAAGACGTGCTGGCTCACTTGCGGGTACTCTGTAATCCCGCCGATCGGCTTTCCTGGCACCGGCTGCTGCTGTTGCTCGACAAGATCGGGCCCAAGACCGCCGCCGGCATCATTGACCGTTTTCCGGCCCCGGCCGCCGCCGAAGATGCGGAAGGGACCGGCGGCGAAGAGGGCGGGGCAGAGCAGCCGCTGGCCGCTCATCTGCAGGTGCTGGCCGCTTACCCGGCCGCCAAAGGGTGGCAGCAGGGGTTTTTGCTACTGCAGGAACTGTTGGCGGATCTCCAGGCTGCCGGGCCGGCCCCGCTGCCCCTGCTGGAGTTGGTGCTGGTTTATTATCAGCCCATTTTCCAGCGCCTTTACCCCGATGATTATCCCCGGCGCCAGCGCGATCTGGAGCAGTTGCGCCCTTTGCTGGCCGGTTATCAGGATATCCGTGATTTTCTGGCTGACACCGCCCTGGACCCGCCTGCAGTCAACGCCGGTGGGGCGGAGGGATTGCCGGACCGGTTGGTGCTCTCCACCATTCATTCCGCCAAGGGGCTGGAGTGGGACAGCGTGTTCATCATCCACCTGGCCGAAGGTAAATTCCCCTCCGGACAGGCAGAAGATGACGAGCAGTATGAGGAGGAGCGGCGACTTTTTTATGTCGCCGCCACCCGGGCTAAGCGTAACCTCTACCTGGTTTATCCCCGGGAGGTGACCGGCATGGATCGGCGGCCCGCACTTTGTCATCCCTCTCCCTTTCTGGGAGAAGTTCCTCCCCGGCTTCTGGATTTGCCGGCGGTCGGGCCTCCTCCGGCAACGGCCGACCCTTACCCCAAACGGCAGCTGTACCGGCCCCGGCCGGGACAGGGGGAGGCAAGCAGTGAAGAGGGCGGTGGCCGCCAACCGGCCGCCGATCGGCCCCTGGCGGTGGGCGCGCGGGTCAGGCACCCCTTCTTCGGTCCCGGGGTGGTGGTGAGGATGGTTCCCCCCAGCACGGTGGATGTCCGCTTTGATCGCCACGGCTTTAAGACCCTGCATCTGGACTACGCCAAACTCGAAACTTTGTAA
- a CDS encoding histidinol-phosphatase yields MSISSPGVMPDPTCDGHVHTSLCLHAAGSMEEYVQAALAKGLRRLVFLEHFEAGVNAPRRTWLTADDFAVYRREGERLRQRYAGRIEIGLGVEVGYNPRQVDTTLAFLREQAWDRVGISCHFLEIAGRHYNLLSRNEKTLAVFGNYGVARALAEYFSLLAEAVESLPATVLCHLDAALRHHPEVGPALAAQSQSPVFERIFKAMAVNGMALEINTSGFAHRRRQPYPGPELLARAAAYQLPLEIGSDAHAPPEVGRYFNQV; encoded by the coding sequence TTGTCCATTTCTTCCCCCGGGGTAATGCCTGATCCGACCTGCGACGGCCACGTCCACACCTCCCTTTGCCTGCATGCCGCCGGCAGTATGGAGGAGTACGTGCAGGCGGCTTTGGCCAAAGGCTTGCGGCGGCTGGTTTTTCTGGAGCACTTTGAGGCCGGGGTCAACGCCCCCCGTCGGACCTGGCTTACCGCCGATGATTTTGCGGTTTATCGCCGGGAAGGTGAACGCCTGCGACAGCGTTATGCCGGCCGGATTGAAATCGGCCTGGGGGTGGAGGTGGGGTACAATCCCCGCCAGGTGGATACCACCTTGGCCTTCCTGCGGGAACAGGCCTGGGACCGGGTGGGCATCTCCTGCCATTTCCTGGAGATAGCCGGCCGCCACTATAATCTGCTGAGCCGCAACGAAAAGACCCTGGCGGTCTTCGGCAATTACGGGGTAGCCCGGGCCCTGGCCGAGTATTTCTCCCTGCTGGCCGAGGCGGTGGAATCTCTGCCGGCAACGGTGCTTTGTCATCTGGACGCGGCCCTGCGCCATCATCCGGAAGTTGGGCCGGCCTTGGCGGCGCAGAGCCAGTCTCCGGTTTTTGAGCGCATCTTCAAGGCCATGGCGGTCAACGGGATGGCGCTGGAAATCAACACCTCAGGCTTTGCCCACCGCCGCCGGCAACCCTACCCCGGCCCCGAACTGCTGGCCCGGGCCGCCGCCTACCAGCTTCCCCTGGAGATTGGCTCCGATGCCCATGCCCCACCCGAAGTGGGGCGCTATTTCAACCAGGTATGA
- the ribH gene encoding 6,7-dimethyl-8-ribityllumazine synthase, which translates to MVKYIDGNLRAEGKKFGIIVSRFNSFIAERLLEGALDTLTRSGAAGDDIEVARVPGAYEIPLVAGKMAKSGRYDAVICLGVIIRGATPHFDFVANEAAKGIAQVGMETGLPVIFGVLTTDTIEQAIERAGSKAGNKGSECAAAAVEMVDLLKQLA; encoded by the coding sequence ATGGTTAAATATATTGATGGTAATTTACGGGCCGAAGGCAAGAAGTTCGGGATCATTGTTTCCCGCTTCAACTCATTCATTGCCGAGCGACTGCTGGAGGGGGCCTTGGACACCCTGACCCGGTCCGGCGCCGCCGGTGATGATATCGAGGTGGCCCGGGTGCCAGGTGCTTACGAGATTCCCCTGGTGGCCGGCAAAATGGCCAAAAGTGGGCGCTATGATGCGGTGATTTGCTTGGGGGTGATTATTCGTGGAGCTACCCCCCATTTCGATTTTGTGGCCAACGAGGCGGCCAAGGGGATCGCCCAGGTGGGCATGGAAACCGGCTTGCCGGTGATTTTCGGGGTACTGACCACCGATACCATTGAGCAGGCCATTGAGCGGGCCGGCTCCAAAGCGGGCAACAAGGGTTCCGAATGCGCCGCCGCCGCGGTGGAAATGGTCGACCTGCTCAAGCAACTGGCCTGA
- a CDS encoding bifunctional folylpolyglutamate synthase/dihydrofolate synthase: protein MMDYQQAWDYLDRLQFFKIKLGLDSMERFLARLGKPQQQLRFIHVAGTNGKGSVAAALLAVLSRAGYRVGLYTSPHLSCVRERFRINDEFIGKDEFARHATAIHEVLGDDQITYFEFTTALALLWFAARRVDVAILEVGLGGRLDATNVITPEVGVITNVSLDHQAYLGDTLAEVAAEKAGIIKAGVPLVTGVAADESREVVEQRCRLLKAPCYLLGRNFSWAYGDDRQARQDSAQSVSDSAAAAAGNLWHYRGLNGEISGLQCRLRGRHQRDNLSLALATLELLAPIWPVTEESIRAGIAAVNWPGRLEYLEIRPAGADGRRRVLLDGAHNPAGIGALVGALQEDFSYRRLVVVWASMADKDVAAGLQQIAPLADELVLTRPESERSATPAAMRQMLPPATRTAAREAEDTAGALQLAWQASTPDDLVLVAGSLYLVGAARRLLQGELVRDEA from the coding sequence ATGATGGATTATCAGCAGGCCTGGGATTATCTCGATCGTCTGCAATTTTTTAAAATCAAGCTGGGGCTTGACAGCATGGAGCGCTTTCTGGCGCGGCTGGGAAAACCCCAGCAGCAGTTGCGTTTCATCCATGTGGCCGGTACCAACGGCAAGGGGTCGGTGGCGGCGGCTTTGCTGGCCGTCCTGTCCCGGGCCGGCTACCGGGTGGGCCTTTATACCTCGCCCCATTTAAGCTGCGTACGGGAACGTTTCCGGATCAACGACGAGTTTATCGGCAAAGACGAATTTGCCCGCCATGCCACGGCCATTCATGAGGTGCTGGGGGATGACCAGATTACCTATTTTGAGTTCACCACCGCTTTGGCCCTGCTCTGGTTTGCCGCCCGCCGGGTGGATGTGGCAATCCTGGAGGTTGGTCTTGGCGGGCGCCTGGACGCCACCAACGTGATCACCCCCGAGGTGGGGGTGATCACCAACGTCTCCCTGGATCATCAGGCTTATCTGGGCGACACTTTAGCTGAAGTGGCGGCGGAAAAGGCCGGGATCATCAAGGCCGGGGTGCCTCTGGTTACCGGTGTGGCCGCCGATGAGTCCCGGGAGGTGGTAGAGCAGCGCTGCCGGCTGCTTAAGGCCCCATGTTACTTGCTGGGGCGCAACTTTTCCTGGGCCTACGGCGATGACAGGCAAGCGCGGCAAGATAGCGCTCAGAGCGTCAGCGATTCCGCCGCCGCAGCGGCCGGCAACCTCTGGCATTACCGGGGGCTCAATGGTGAAATCAGCGGCTTGCAGTGCCGGCTGCGGGGCCGGCACCAACGGGATAATCTCAGCCTGGCCCTGGCAACCCTGGAGTTGCTGGCCCCGATATGGCCGGTGACCGAGGAGTCGATCCGGGCCGGGATTGCGGCGGTAAACTGGCCGGGGCGGTTGGAATATCTTGAGATCAGGCCGGCCGGTGCCGACGGGCGGCGGCGGGTGCTGCTGGATGGGGCCCATAATCCGGCCGGCATCGGCGCCCTGGTCGGCGCCCTGCAGGAAGACTTTAGCTATCGGCGGCTGGTGGTGGTGTGGGCCAGTATGGCGGATAAGGATGTGGCCGCCGGCTTGCAGCAAATCGCTCCCCTGGCGGATGAACTGGTCCTGACCCGGCCGGAAAGCGAACGTTCGGCCACCCCGGCGGCCATGCGCCAAATGCTGCCCCCGGCCACCCGGACGGCCGCCCGTGAAGCGGAAGATACCGCCGGGGCACTGCAACTGGCCTGGCAGGCCAGCACCCCCGACGATCTGGTGTTGGTGGCCGGTTCGCTCTATCTGGTGGGGGCGGCCCGCCGGTTATTGCAAGGAGAACTGGTGAGGGATGAAGCTTAA
- a CDS encoding HNH endonuclease, with product MDELYGSSLDGIDEACLRREKARARELRRSRWWRQKLAQGICHYCGGKFAPAELTMDHVVPLVRGGLSRKNNLVPCCKNCNNEKKSRLPQEWEGYL from the coding sequence ATGGATGAACTTTATGGCAGCAGCCTGGATGGCATTGACGAGGCCTGTCTCCGCCGGGAAAAGGCCAGGGCCAGGGAGTTGCGCCGTTCACGCTGGTGGCGGCAGAAGTTGGCCCAGGGGATCTGCCATTACTGTGGCGGCAAGTTTGCCCCCGCAGAGTTGACCATGGACCATGTGGTGCCCCTGGTCCGGGGGGGGCTGAGCCGGAAAAACAACCTGGTGCCGTGCTGCAAGAACTGTAACAACGAAAAAAAGAGCCGCCTGCCCCAGGAGTGGGAGGGTTATCTTTAA
- a CDS encoding bifunctional 3,4-dihydroxy-2-butanone-4-phosphate synthase/GTP cyclohydrolase II produces MISPIEDVIEDIKAGKMIILVDDEDRENEGDLCMAAEKVTPEAINFMATHGRGLICLTLTAEQLERLQLPMMVQNNRSPYETAFTVSIEARTGVTTGISAADRARTIEVAANPEAKPEDLVSPGHIFPLRAKPGGVLVRTGQTEGSVDLARLAGCNPSGVICEIMKDDGTMARMPDLQEFARLHDLKIATIADLVAYRVRKDKLVHRAAEVTLPTMHGEFRAIVYQNDVDSLEHVALVKGKIDSEQDVMVRVHSACLTGDVFASKRCDCGGQLYNALRMIDREGSGVLLYMMQEGRGIGLVNKLKAYALQDKGLDTVEANLELGFKPDLRDYGIGAQILRDLGVRKMRLLTNNPKKIIGLEGYDLKVTDRLPIEMEAEPENVQYLKTKKDKMGHLLERLAYSKALGQMSRNEP; encoded by the coding sequence ATGATCAGCCCCATTGAAGACGTAATTGAGGATATCAAGGCCGGCAAGATGATCATCCTGGTGGATGACGAAGACCGGGAAAACGAAGGCGATCTCTGCATGGCGGCAGAGAAGGTTACCCCCGAGGCCATCAACTTCATGGCCACCCACGGCCGTGGCCTGATCTGCCTGACCCTGACCGCGGAACAGCTGGAGCGGTTGCAGTTGCCCATGATGGTCCAGAACAACCGTTCCCCCTATGAGACGGCCTTCACCGTCAGCATCGAGGCCAGAACCGGGGTGACCACCGGCATTTCCGCCGCTGATCGGGCCCGCACCATCGAGGTGGCGGCCAATCCCGAGGCCAAGCCGGAAGATCTGGTCAGCCCGGGGCATATTTTCCCCCTGCGGGCCAAGCCGGGAGGGGTGCTGGTGCGTACCGGCCAGACCGAAGGGTCGGTGGACCTGGCCCGCCTGGCCGGCTGCAACCCGTCCGGGGTGATCTGCGAGATCATGAAAGATGACGGTACCATGGCGCGGATGCCTGATCTGCAGGAGTTTGCCCGCCTGCATGACCTGAAAATAGCCACCATCGCCGATCTGGTAGCCTACCGGGTGCGCAAGGACAAGCTGGTGCACCGGGCCGCCGAGGTGACGCTGCCCACCATGCATGGCGAGTTTAGGGCCATTGTCTACCAGAACGACGTGGACAGCCTGGAACATGTGGCCCTGGTCAAGGGTAAGATCGATTCGGAGCAGGATGTCATGGTGCGGGTCCATTCCGCCTGCCTTACCGGTGATGTCTTTGCCTCCAAGCGCTGCGATTGCGGCGGTCAGCTGTACAATGCACTGCGGATGATCGACCGGGAAGGTTCCGGGGTGCTGCTCTACATGATGCAGGAAGGTCGCGGCATCGGCCTGGTCAACAAGCTCAAGGCCTACGCCCTGCAGGACAAAGGGTTGGATACGGTGGAGGCCAATCTCGAACTGGGCTTCAAGCCGGATCTGCGTGATTACGGGATTGGCGCCCAGATTTTGCGCGATCTCGGCGTGCGCAAGATGCGGCTGCTGACCAACAACCCCAAAAAGATCATCGGCCTGGAGGGCTATGACCTGAAGGTGACCGACCGGCTGCCCATTGAAATGGAGGCTGAACCGGAAAACGTGCAGTATCTGAAAACCAAAAAGGACAAGATGGGCCATCTGCTGGAGCGGCTGGCCTACAGCAAGGCGCTGGGGCAAATGTCCAGAAACGAACCTTGA
- a CDS encoding putative bifunctional diguanylate cyclase/phosphodiesterase: protein MTITPGYSRQEVMGQNPRILKSGHHSDEFYRQMWQQLTTTGHWEGEIWSRRKNSEVHPKWLSISAVTDRRGRTSHYVGISSDLTAIKQTQDQLENLAHFDQLTGLPNRLLFHERLQQAITRARRSDHQVALLMFDLDRFKEVNDALGHSAGDFVLGEVAERLERIKDEADSICRLGGDEFCLLITKVDNIDEVAQAAQQVLGLFTQSFKLNGHELHLTPSIGISLFPDDAEDAETLIKNADTATYHTKKNGGNNFHFFQASMFEAVLTRMTMKNRLRQALEFEEFELYYQPKIGADGLTVRGVEALIRWVQPERGPVSPADFIPLAEETGLIVPIGEWVLRQACKQSLQWQKEGLPHLRIAVNLSAVQFQQPQLAADIAAIIRNSGLSPDFLELEITESIIMENLETATATMRQLQEMGITLALDDFGTGYSSLGYLKNFPINSLKIDRTFVNDITDHEDDRAVIITIITLAHLLKMEVVAEGVETAAQVDFLREKGCDLFQGYFFSRPLPAAAITRFLHDHFSRPEIP from the coding sequence TTGACAATAACTCCCGGCTACTCCCGGCAGGAGGTGATGGGGCAAAACCCGCGCATCCTCAAGTCCGGCCACCATAGCGATGAGTTTTACCGCCAGATGTGGCAACAGCTGACCACCACCGGTCACTGGGAAGGGGAAATCTGGAGCCGCCGCAAAAACAGTGAAGTTCACCCCAAGTGGCTGTCAATCAGCGCCGTCACCGACCGCCGGGGCCGCACCAGCCATTACGTGGGAATTTCCAGCGATCTGACGGCGATCAAGCAAACCCAGGATCAACTGGAAAACCTGGCCCACTTTGACCAGCTAACCGGCCTGCCCAACCGCCTGCTCTTTCACGAGCGCCTGCAACAGGCCATCACCCGGGCCCGGCGTAGCGATCATCAGGTGGCCCTGCTGATGTTCGACCTGGACCGCTTCAAGGAGGTCAACGATGCTTTAGGCCACAGCGCCGGCGACTTTGTCCTTGGCGAGGTGGCCGAACGCTTGGAGCGGATCAAAGACGAAGCCGACAGTATCTGCCGCCTGGGCGGTGACGAATTCTGCCTACTGATCACCAAGGTGGATAACATCGACGAAGTGGCCCAGGCGGCCCAGCAGGTGCTGGGCCTGTTCACCCAGTCCTTCAAATTGAACGGTCACGAGCTGCACCTGACCCCCAGCATCGGCATCTCACTTTTTCCCGACGACGCCGAGGATGCGGAAACCCTGATAAAAAACGCCGACACCGCCACGTACCACACCAAGAAAAACGGCGGCAACAACTTCCACTTTTTTCAGGCCTCGATGTTTGAAGCGGTGCTCACCCGGATGACCATGAAAAACCGGTTGCGGCAGGCCCTGGAATTCGAGGAATTCGAGCTTTACTATCAGCCCAAGATCGGCGCCGACGGCCTGACCGTCCGGGGGGTTGAAGCCCTGATCCGCTGGGTGCAGCCGGAACGCGGGCCGGTCAGCCCGGCGGATTTTATCCCCCTGGCGGAGGAAACGGGGCTGATCGTACCCATCGGGGAATGGGTGCTGCGCCAGGCCTGCAAGCAAAGCCTGCAATGGCAGAAGGAGGGCCTGCCCCATTTGCGGATTGCGGTCAATCTCTCGGCGGTGCAGTTTCAGCAGCCGCAACTGGCGGCCGATATCGCCGCCATCATCCGAAACAGCGGCCTGAGCCCAGATTTCCTGGAACTGGAGATCACCGAAAGCATTATCATGGAAAACCTGGAAACCGCCACCGCCACCATGCGACAACTGCAGGAGATGGGCATAACCCTGGCCCTGGATGACTTCGGCACCGGATACTCATCGCTGGGATATTTGAAAAATTTCCCTATCAACAGCCTCAAGATCGACCGGACCTTCGTCAATGACATCACCGACCACGAGGATGACCGGGCGGTGATTATAACCATCATCACCCTGGCCCACCTTCTCAAGATGGAGGTGGTGGCGGAAGGGGTGGAAACCGCCGCGCAGGTGGACTTTCTGCGGGAAAAAGGCTGCGATCTTTTCCAAGGTTATTTTTTCAGCCGCCCCTTGCCGGCGGCGGCCATCACCAGGTTTCTGCATGACCATTTCAGCCGGCCGGAAATCCCTTAA